Proteins from one Nitrobacteraceae bacterium AZCC 2146 genomic window:
- a CDS encoding hypothetical protein (product_source=Hypo-rule applied; cleavage_site_network=SignalP-noTM; superfamily=82895; transmembrane_helix_parts=Inside_1_6,TMhelix_7_29,Outside_30_108) produces the protein MSKILHNMAVCLIAIFIVSAPASAAPMIGQSITTDSLTTLVSGGCGPNGWRGPWGHCRNTPYYGPLPGGYYQEGPYVNNDCPPGYWRGPWGHCRNTPYHGHLPDGGWK, from the coding sequence ATGTCGAAAATCCTGCACAACATGGCGGTGTGTCTTATCGCCATCTTCATCGTGTCGGCTCCGGCGAGTGCCGCGCCGATGATCGGACAGAGCATCACCACCGACTCGCTCACCACACTGGTGTCGGGCGGTTGTGGTCCGAACGGCTGGCGCGGCCCCTGGGGCCATTGCCGCAACACGCCGTATTACGGACCGCTGCCGGGCGGCTACTATCAGGAAGGTCCCTATGTGAATAATGATTGCCCACCCGGCTACTGGCGCGGTCCGTGGGGTCACTGCCGCAACACGCCGTATCACGGCCATCTGCCAGATGGCGGCTGGAAGTAA
- a CDS encoding choline dehydrogenase (product_source=KO:K00108; cath_funfam=3.50.50.60; cog=COG2303; ko=KO:K00108; pfam=PF00732,PF05199; superfamily=51905) yields the protein MNSHSAPARAASSESVEFDYIIVGAGSAGCVLANRLSASGKNSVLLLEAGPKDRNIWIHVPLGYGKLFKDKTVNWMYQTEPEPGLDGRTVFQPRGKVLGGSSSINGLLYVRGQHEDYDRWRQLGNSGWGYDDVLPYFKKAEDQQRGGDAFHGAGGPLPVSDWRHADPLSEAFIAAAAETGLPFNPDFNGASQEGVGMFQTTTRRGRRASTAVAYLRPALRQGRLRVETSALAQRILFEGRRAVGVEYKRDGIARTARARKEVLVSSGAYNSPQLLQLSGVGPADLLRQHGIDVVMEAPGVGHDLQDHMQVRMVMRCAQKITLNDVVNHPLRKIWMGLRYAAFRTGPLTIAAGTAGAFFKTSPRLATPDIQIHFLPFSTDKMGEALHSYSGFSASVCQLRPESRGSLRIRSADPSVPPEIRINYLATEVDRTANVEGLKILRQMLHAPALRPFVTEEVEPGAKVMSDEELLAYCRQRGSTIYHPTSTCRMGNDSLAVVDQRLRVRGIEGLRVIDGSIMPDLVSGNTNAAIIMIAEKASEMILADARGA from the coding sequence ATGAACAGTCACTCCGCGCCAGCCCGCGCCGCATCGTCTGAGTCCGTGGAATTCGACTACATCATCGTCGGCGCAGGTTCAGCGGGATGTGTGCTTGCCAATCGGCTCAGTGCGTCCGGCAAGAACTCCGTGTTGTTGCTGGAGGCTGGTCCGAAGGACCGCAATATCTGGATCCATGTGCCGCTCGGCTATGGCAAGCTGTTCAAGGACAAGACCGTCAACTGGATGTACCAGACCGAGCCCGAGCCGGGACTGGACGGACGAACCGTCTTTCAGCCGCGCGGAAAAGTTCTCGGCGGATCGAGTTCGATCAACGGCCTGCTCTATGTGCGCGGCCAGCACGAGGATTACGATCGCTGGCGCCAGCTCGGCAACAGCGGTTGGGGCTATGACGACGTGCTGCCGTATTTCAAGAAGGCGGAGGATCAGCAGCGCGGCGGCGACGCGTTTCACGGCGCCGGCGGTCCGTTGCCCGTCTCGGATTGGCGGCATGCGGACCCATTGTCCGAAGCCTTCATCGCGGCCGCTGCCGAGACCGGCCTGCCCTTCAATCCCGACTTCAACGGCGCATCGCAAGAAGGCGTCGGAATGTTTCAGACCACGACGCGGCGCGGGCGAAGGGCCAGCACCGCGGTGGCGTATCTGCGTCCGGCCTTGCGCCAGGGCCGTCTGCGCGTGGAGACCTCCGCGCTGGCGCAGCGCATTCTGTTCGAGGGTCGTCGCGCGGTCGGCGTCGAATACAAGCGGGACGGCATTGCCCGCACGGCGCGCGCCCGCAAGGAGGTCCTCGTCTCCAGCGGCGCCTACAATTCGCCGCAGCTGCTGCAGCTCTCCGGCGTCGGCCCCGCCGACCTGCTACGCCAGCACGGCATCGATGTGGTGATGGAGGCCCCGGGCGTCGGCCACGATCTGCAGGACCATATGCAGGTCAGGATGGTGATGCGCTGCGCGCAAAAGATTACGCTGAACGACGTCGTCAACCATCCCCTGCGCAAGATCTGGATGGGCCTGCGCTACGCCGCCTTCCGCACGGGGCCACTGACCATCGCCGCGGGCACCGCCGGCGCGTTCTTCAAGACCAGTCCGCGGCTGGCGACGCCGGATATCCAGATCCATTTTCTACCATTCAGCACCGACAAGATGGGCGAGGCACTGCATTCCTATTCCGGCTTCTCGGCGTCGGTCTGTCAGTTGCGGCCGGAAAGCCGCGGCTCGCTGCGAATCAGGAGCGCCGACCCTTCGGTGCCGCCAGAAATCCGCATCAACTATCTTGCCACCGAAGTCGATCGCACCGCCAATGTCGAAGGCCTGAAAATCCTGCGCCAGATGCTGCATGCCCCGGCGCTGCGCCCGTTCGTGACCGAGGAAGTCGAACCTGGCGCCAAGGTGATGAGCGATGAGGAACTGCTGGCCTACTGCCGCCAGCGCGGCAGCACGATCTATCACCCGACCTCGACATGCCGGATGGGCAATGACTCGCTCGCCGTCGTCGATCAGCGATTGCGGGTGCGCGGCATCGAAGGCCTGCGGGTAATCGATGGATCGATCATGCCGGACCTCGTCTCTGGCAACACCAACGCGGCCATCATCATGATTGCCGAAAAGGCGTCAGAGATGATTTTGGCGGATGCGCGCGGGGCCTGA
- a CDS encoding hypothetical protein (product_source=Hypo-rule applied) translates to MAWMFMRAGYHKAGTAKAVVLRIQTAARCRNQSSRLVLSRAAALFCQRVALGQEFVEFLVLLGKPIGDAFLTLLAGGRGRLFDQLPDVVAKHRDAIIEFGG, encoded by the coding sequence TTGGCTTGGATGTTCATGCGGGCAGGCTATCACAAGGCGGGAACGGCGAAAGCCGTGGTTCTGCGTATTCAGACAGCAGCGCGGTGCCGAAACCAGTCGTCGCGGCTGGTATTGAGCCGCGCGGCGGCTCTATTTTGCCAGCGCGTCGCGTTGGGCCAGGAGTTTGTCGAGTTCCTCGTTCTGCTGGGCAAGCCGATCGGCGATGCGTTCCTCACTCTGCTCGCCGGAGGCCGCGGCCGCCTGTTCGATCAACTGCCGGATGTTGTCGCGAAGCACCGCGATGCGATCATCGAGTTCGGCGGCTGA
- a CDS encoding molybdopterin-dependent oxidoreductase alpha subunit (product_source=TIGR01701; cath_funfam=2.40.40.20,3.40.228.10; cog=COG0243; pfam=PF00384,PF01568; superfamily=50692,53706; tigrfam=TIGR01701), translated as MAKKQVTGVEEYQGAAAGWGALKAVANALRGQMAVVNETHGLLTMNQPHGFDCPGCAWPDPKHTSSFEFCENGAKAVSWEATSKRTTPEFFAAHTVSELWGWKDFDLENEGRLTHPMAYDPASDRYLPISWEDAMTRIGTALRALPDPNMAEFYTSGRASNEAAFLYQLFVREYGTNNFPDCSNMCHEATSVGLPESIGVGKGTVTLEDFDHADAVFCIGHNPGTNHPRMLTTLRECAKRGAAIVSINPLRERGLERFMSPQSPVEMMTLSSTPISSAYYQVKVGGDIAVLKGMMKTLVALDAASLAEGGPGVLDRAFIAAHTVGIDALLADIDATSWEAIEKSSGLPRADIENIGTIYARAKSVIINYGMGITQHRHGTGNVQQIANLLMLRGNIGRPGAGISPLRGHSNVQGDRTVGITEVPNAALLDGIKRVFGFEPPRDHGHDAVAAVRAIRDGRSKALICLGGNLAVAMSDPEATYPAMRGLDLAVHIATKLNRSHLLLAKQSILLPCLGRTEIDVQASGPQSVTVEDSMSMVHASRGGLKPASEHLKSETAIIGAMAMATLPNTKVRWAELVADYSKIRDAIEGVFPAFKDYNTRIKEPGGFRLYNAASEREWLTPGNKANFLLFPGLYEDGPGDEALTLTTIRSHDQYNTTIYGMNDRYRGITGRRDVVFVNEQDLASRGLKHGDLIDIAVAAPGNVTRVMRRMTAVSYKIAQGSVAAYYPEANVLVALDQHDAKSGTPAYKSIPIRIEASAN; from the coding sequence ATGGCAAAAAAACAGGTCACCGGTGTCGAGGAATATCAAGGCGCAGCCGCAGGCTGGGGTGCTCTGAAGGCCGTGGCAAATGCATTGCGCGGGCAGATGGCGGTCGTGAACGAAACCCATGGCCTGCTCACCATGAACCAGCCGCACGGTTTCGATTGCCCGGGCTGCGCCTGGCCCGACCCGAAGCATACTTCTTCGTTTGAATTCTGCGAGAATGGCGCCAAGGCGGTGTCGTGGGAAGCGACGTCGAAGCGCACCACGCCGGAATTCTTCGCGGCCCACACCGTGAGCGAACTCTGGGGCTGGAAGGACTTTGACCTCGAGAACGAAGGCCGCCTCACCCATCCGATGGCCTATGACCCGGCCTCCGATCGCTATCTGCCGATTTCGTGGGAAGACGCGATGACGCGAATCGGCACAGCGCTACGCGCGCTGCCGGATCCCAACATGGCGGAATTCTACACTTCCGGCCGCGCCTCGAACGAGGCAGCGTTTCTGTATCAGCTGTTCGTGCGCGAATACGGCACCAATAATTTTCCCGATTGCTCCAACATGTGCCACGAGGCCACCAGTGTCGGGCTGCCGGAATCGATCGGCGTCGGCAAGGGCACAGTGACGCTGGAAGATTTCGACCATGCGGATGCGGTCTTTTGCATCGGCCACAATCCCGGCACCAACCATCCGCGGATGCTGACGACCTTGCGCGAATGTGCCAAGCGCGGCGCGGCGATCGTCTCGATCAATCCGCTGCGCGAGCGCGGGCTGGAGCGCTTCATGTCGCCGCAGAGCCCGGTGGAGATGATGACGCTAAGCTCGACGCCTATTTCATCGGCCTACTATCAGGTGAAAGTCGGCGGCGACATCGCCGTGCTGAAGGGCATGATGAAGACGCTTGTGGCGCTCGATGCCGCGAGTCTAGCGGAAGGCGGCCCCGGCGTGCTCGATCGCGCTTTCATCGCCGCACACACTGTAGGCATCGACGCGCTGCTGGCAGACATCGATGCAACGTCATGGGAGGCGATCGAGAAATCCTCGGGCCTGCCCCGGGCCGATATCGAGAACATCGGCACCATCTACGCCAGGGCCAAGAGCGTCATTATCAATTACGGCATGGGCATCACCCAGCATCGCCACGGTACCGGCAATGTGCAGCAGATCGCCAATCTGCTGATGCTGCGCGGAAACATCGGACGCCCCGGCGCCGGCATCTCGCCGCTGCGCGGCCATTCCAACGTGCAGGGCGACCGCACCGTGGGGATTACCGAAGTGCCGAATGCGGCCTTGCTGGACGGCATCAAGCGCGTGTTCGGCTTCGAGCCGCCGCGCGACCATGGCCATGACGCCGTCGCGGCGGTGCGGGCGATCCGCGATGGCCGCTCCAAGGCGCTGATCTGCCTCGGCGGCAATCTCGCTGTGGCGATGTCGGATCCCGAGGCCACATACCCCGCGATGCGCGGCCTCGATCTTGCCGTGCATATCGCTACCAAACTCAATCGCTCGCATCTGCTGCTGGCGAAGCAGTCGATCCTGCTGCCATGCTTGGGGCGTACCGAGATCGACGTGCAGGCCTCGGGCCCGCAATCGGTCACCGTGGAAGATTCGATGTCGATGGTGCACGCCTCGCGCGGCGGATTGAAGCCGGCCTCGGAACATCTGAAATCCGAGACCGCGATCATCGGTGCCATGGCGATGGCGACGCTGCCGAACACAAAGGTGCGCTGGGCCGAACTGGTCGCCGACTACAGCAAGATCCGCGACGCCATCGAGGGCGTGTTTCCTGCCTTCAAGGATTACAACACCCGCATCAAGGAGCCCGGCGGCTTTCGCCTCTACAACGCAGCGTCAGAACGGGAATGGCTGACGCCGGGCAACAAGGCGAATTTTCTGCTCTTTCCCGGGCTCTATGAAGACGGACCCGGCGACGAAGCACTGACACTGACGACGATCCGCAGCCACGACCAGTACAACACCACGATCTACGGCATGAACGACCGCTATCGCGGCATCACCGGCCGACGCGATGTCGTCTTCGTCAACGAACAGGATCTCGCCAGTCGCGGCCTGAAGCATGGCGACCTGATCGACATCGCTGTTGCCGCGCCCGGCAATGTCACCCGCGTGATGCGGCGCATGACAGCGGTGTCCTACAAGATCGCGCAGGGCTCGGTCGCGGCGTATTATCCCGAGGCTAACGTGCTGGTGGCGCTCGACCAGCACGATGCGAAGTCGGGAACGCCGGCCTACAAGTCGATTCCGATCCGGATCGAAGCATCCGCCAATTAG
- a CDS encoding anaerobic selenocysteine-containing dehydrogenase (product_source=COG0243; cath_funfam=2.20.25.90,2.40.40.20,3.40.228.10,3.40.50.740; cog=COG0243; pfam=PF00384,PF01568,PF04879; superfamily=50692,53706; transmembrane_helix_parts=Inside_1_138,TMhelix_139_161,Outside_162_697) — protein sequence MNIQAKIDVRHSTCPHDCPSACALDIEVIDGQTIGRVRGSKQQSYTAGVVCAKVARYAERVHHPERLMHPMRRTGPKGSGQFARITWDEALDEIAARFDAAERDFGAESVWPYYYAGTMGLVMRDGINRLANVKKYSRFYSTICATIAWAGFAAGTGRVAGVDPREMAKSDLIVIWGTNPVSTQVNVMTHATRARKERGAKIAAIDIYDNDTMKQADIKILLRPGTDGAFACGVMHVLFRDGLADRAYLARYTDHSAELEAHLATRTPEWASAICGVPVAEIEAFAKLVGETRRAYFRLGYGFTRSRNGAAQMHAALCVPTVTGAWQHEGGGAFFNNAAIWKFDKTLIEGLETIDPTTRRLDQSKIGRVLTGDTEALHHGPPVKAMLIQNTNPMTVAPEQALVRQGFAREDLFVAVHEQFMTETAAMADIVLPATMFMEHDDLYYGGGHQHISVGAKLIDPPGECRSNHDVLQALASRLGANHRAFDMTPRAIIDETLQVSGRGGIDALEADLWRDIQPDFRTAHYLDGFAHADGKFHFKADWSQVPMPNAGLMGAWEQMPSFPDHWAIIEAVDDAHPFRLATSPSRSFLNTSFNETPSSKAREGAPSVMMHPEDAARLSIADGDAVTLGNARGETTLIARVFSGLRRGVLIAESVHPNKSHIGGHGINMLTGAEPVAPYGGAAFHDNKVWVKKALA from the coding sequence ATGAACATCCAAGCCAAGATCGACGTCCGGCATTCGACCTGCCCGCATGACTGCCCCTCCGCCTGCGCGCTCGACATCGAGGTGATCGATGGACAGACCATCGGGCGGGTCCGCGGCTCGAAGCAGCAGAGCTACACCGCTGGCGTGGTCTGCGCCAAGGTTGCGCGCTACGCCGAACGAGTCCATCACCCCGAACGGCTGATGCATCCGATGCGCCGCACCGGCCCGAAGGGTTCTGGCCAGTTCGCGCGCATCACATGGGACGAGGCGCTCGACGAAATCGCGGCCCGTTTCGACGCCGCCGAGCGCGACTTCGGCGCGGAGTCGGTCTGGCCATATTACTACGCCGGCACCATGGGGCTGGTGATGCGCGACGGTATCAACCGGCTTGCCAACGTGAAGAAGTATTCGCGCTTCTACAGCACCATCTGCGCCACCATCGCCTGGGCCGGCTTCGCGGCCGGAACCGGCAGGGTTGCCGGCGTCGATCCGCGCGAAATGGCGAAGTCCGACCTGATCGTGATCTGGGGCACCAACCCGGTATCGACGCAGGTCAATGTGATGACCCACGCGACGCGTGCCCGTAAGGAACGCGGCGCGAAGATCGCGGCGATCGACATCTACGACAACGACACCATGAAGCAGGCCGACATCAAGATCCTGCTGCGGCCTGGCACTGACGGCGCCTTTGCCTGCGGCGTGATGCATGTGTTGTTCCGTGACGGCCTTGCCGATCGTGCCTATCTCGCAAGGTACACCGACCACTCTGCCGAACTGGAGGCGCATCTCGCCACGCGGACGCCGGAGTGGGCGTCAGCCATCTGTGGCGTGCCGGTCGCGGAGATCGAAGCCTTTGCGAAACTGGTTGGCGAAACCAGGCGCGCCTATTTCCGGCTCGGCTATGGGTTTACCCGCAGCCGCAATGGCGCGGCGCAAATGCATGCCGCATTATGTGTACCGACCGTCACCGGCGCCTGGCAACATGAGGGCGGCGGCGCCTTCTTCAACAACGCCGCGATCTGGAAATTCGACAAGACGCTGATCGAAGGACTCGAGACGATCGATCCGACCACGCGCCGGCTCGACCAGTCGAAGATCGGCCGCGTGCTGACCGGCGACACCGAAGCGCTGCATCACGGTCCGCCGGTCAAGGCGATGCTGATCCAGAACACCAATCCGATGACGGTAGCGCCGGAGCAGGCGCTGGTCCGGCAGGGCTTTGCGCGCGAAGATCTGTTCGTCGCGGTGCATGAGCAGTTCATGACCGAGACCGCGGCGATGGCCGACATCGTGCTGCCGGCGACGATGTTCATGGAGCATGACGATCTCTATTACGGCGGCGGCCACCAGCATATTTCGGTCGGCGCCAAATTGATCGATCCGCCCGGCGAATGCCGCTCCAACCACGATGTATTGCAGGCTCTTGCGTCGCGGCTCGGCGCAAATCATCGCGCCTTCGACATGACGCCACGCGCGATCATCGACGAAACGCTGCAGGTCAGCGGTCGCGGCGGCATCGACGCGCTTGAGGCGGACTTGTGGCGCGACATCCAGCCGGATTTCCGCACCGCGCATTATCTCGACGGCTTTGCCCATGCCGACGGCAAGTTTCACTTCAAGGCCGACTGGTCGCAGGTGCCGATGCCCAATGCCGGGCTGATGGGCGCGTGGGAGCAGATGCCATCGTTTCCGGATCACTGGGCCATCATCGAGGCGGTCGATGACGCCCATCCATTCCGGCTGGCGACCAGCCCGTCGCGGAGCTTTCTCAATACCAGCTTCAACGAGACTCCGTCGTCGAAAGCGCGCGAAGGCGCGCCCAGCGTGATGATGCATCCGGAAGACGCAGCGCGGCTTTCCATCGCGGATGGCGATGCCGTCACCCTCGGCAATGCGCGCGGCGAGACGACCCTGATCGCGCGCGTTTTCTCCGGGTTGCGCCGCGGCGTGCTGATCGCGGAATCGGTGCACCCGAACAAGTCCCACATCGGCGGCCACGGCATCAACATGCTCACCGGCGCCGAACCCGTCGCCCCCTATGGCGGCGCCGCGTTCCACGACAACAAGGTGTGGGTGAAGAAGGCTTTGGCGTAG
- a CDS encoding hypothetical protein (product_source=Hypo-rule applied; superfamily=54593) — MRYALMPDAMRRKCRAQSLQGGRHLPFFVKGTDTSGTISLRRDNAAAAVKKAKELMDDGCWDIEITGPDGHAHELAAFEAQQTAGADRAG; from the coding sequence TTGCGCTATGCTCTGATGCCCGACGCGATGCGACGAAAATGTCGTGCGCAGTCTTTGCAGGGAGGACGTCACTTGCCTTTTTTCGTCAAGGGGACTGATACGTCAGGGACCATCTCGCTGCGCCGCGATAACGCTGCGGCCGCCGTGAAGAAAGCCAAAGAACTCATGGACGACGGCTGCTGGGATATCGAGATCACCGGCCCGGACGGACATGCCCATGAGCTGGCTGCGTTCGAGGCCCAACAAACTGCCGGCGCGGATCGCGCCGGTTGA
- a CDS encoding N-ethylmaleimide reductase (product_source=KO:K10680; cath_funfam=3.20.20.70; cog=COG1902; ko=KO:K10680; pfam=PF00724; superfamily=51395) encodes MNFPMLFTPLQIGPYKLNHRVAMAPLTRMRADTTSLAARALNAEYYAQRATPGGLIIAEASQVTPTGRGNPDTPGIYSDEQIEGWRQVTDAVHAKGGIIFLQLWHVGRASHSSFQPGGVLPVAPSAIAISGSTRTASGVAAPYEVPRALETSEIPGVVDAYRQGARNALAAGFDGVEIHGANGYLLEQFLQSRSNLRTDQYGGSIENRARLLMEVTDAVIEVWGADRVAVRLSPYGVANDSGEADPMPLYSHVIGKLGMRGLAYLHFVEPRSSGAGRAEVNHTDVPSAFELFRPLWPGVLITAGGFDSASAEAAVASGRVDAIAFGRAFIANPDLPERIKQNAPFTPYNRATFYGGDVAGYTDYPFYGAG; translated from the coding sequence ATGAATTTCCCCATGCTGTTCACGCCGTTGCAGATCGGTCCCTACAAACTCAATCATCGCGTCGCCATGGCGCCGCTGACGCGGATGCGTGCAGACACGACAAGTCTCGCAGCGCGGGCGCTGAACGCGGAATACTATGCCCAGCGCGCGACGCCGGGCGGGCTGATTATCGCGGAGGCGTCACAGGTGACGCCGACGGGGCGTGGCAATCCGGATACGCCGGGTATCTATTCGGACGAGCAGATCGAAGGCTGGCGCCAGGTCACCGACGCTGTGCACGCCAAAGGCGGCATCATCTTTTTGCAGCTCTGGCATGTCGGCCGTGCGTCGCATTCCTCGTTCCAGCCCGGCGGCGTGCTGCCCGTCGCCCCCTCGGCAATTGCGATTTCCGGCAGCACCCGTACAGCCTCGGGTGTGGCGGCACCCTATGAGGTGCCGCGCGCGCTGGAGACCAGCGAGATTCCCGGCGTCGTCGACGCTTATCGGCAGGGCGCCCGCAACGCCCTGGCAGCTGGCTTTGACGGCGTCGAGATCCACGGCGCCAATGGCTACCTGCTCGAACAATTCCTGCAGTCGCGGTCGAACCTGCGCACCGACCAATATGGCGGTTCGATCGAGAACCGGGCCCGGCTGCTGATGGAAGTCACCGATGCCGTGATCGAGGTCTGGGGCGCCGACCGTGTTGCGGTGCGGCTGTCGCCTTACGGCGTCGCCAACGACAGCGGCGAGGCCGATCCGATGCCGCTTTACAGCCATGTCATCGGCAAGCTCGGCATGCGGGGTCTGGCCTATCTGCATTTCGTCGAGCCGCGCAGCAGCGGCGCCGGCCGCGCCGAGGTTAACCATACCGACGTGCCCTCGGCGTTCGAGCTATTCCGGCCGTTGTGGCCGGGCGTGCTGATCACGGCAGGTGGTTTCGACTCAGCTTCCGCCGAGGCTGCCGTCGCCTCCGGCAGGGTCGATGCCATCGCTTTCGGCCGCGCCTTCATCGCCAATCCGGACCTGCCGGAGCGGATCAAGCAGAACGCGCCGTTCACGCCGTATAACCGCGCGACCTTCTATGGCGGCGACGTTGCCGGTTACACCGACTATCCGTTCTACGGCGCCGGCTAG
- a CDS encoding putative MFS family arabinose efflux permease (product_source=COG2814; cath_funfam=1.20.1250.20; cog=COG2814; pfam=PF07690; superfamily=103473; transmembrane_helix_parts=Inside_1_28,TMhelix_29_51,Outside_52_70,TMhelix_71_93,Inside_94_99,TMhelix_100_122,Outside_123_125,TMhelix_126_148,Inside_149_159,TMhelix_160_182,Outside_183_191,TMhelix_192_211,Inside_212_237,TMhelix_238_260,Outside_261_274,TMhelix_275_297,Inside_298_303,TMhelix_304_326,Outside_327_335,TMhelix_336_358,Inside_359_378,TMhelix_379_401,Outside_402_404,TMhelix_405_427,Inside_428_437), whose protein sequence is MRFQRTGAPMNSAIEPATKPSPETTTSRIGAALMAAMVILTCGHILSNLLRTTPAMAIDLMAVDLGSTAQALAALTAAYHFSFAICQIPIGVALDRYSIRTVSLTLFAGTIAGACLAALSRGPVSFFLAQLLLGMATSGMLMCPMALAAKRLSPAQFGLWSGLILSLGNAGMLLSASPLAFVVEHWGWRTGFWLAGAAAFVVAGLVMLIVPNDRPVQAKSRALLAEMTTVLRLGGSRALRGIVILAFVSLAVQIVLRGLWAGPWLMNIKGLSRLEAGNVLAVFTVALVVAPALMGILDRKLGQRRLLLLATQLLAAGLFVAMALGAPGFPLANAFGVALMPASFDVGVLVSIGLLVCVQPLIYAMTRQVIAVENTGKALSAVNLSFFLGTAVLQSVTSPIAAAWGLPAVLIAMAIFLSTATVAFFVLTRPAAPRLAA, encoded by the coding sequence GTGCGTTTTCAGCGTACCGGGGCGCCCATGAACAGCGCCATCGAACCCGCAACAAAGCCCAGTCCTGAAACCACCACTTCGCGCATCGGCGCTGCGCTGATGGCGGCCATGGTGATCCTGACCTGCGGGCACATTCTATCCAATCTGCTGCGCACCACGCCGGCCATGGCCATCGACCTGATGGCGGTGGATCTCGGCTCCACCGCTCAGGCTTTGGCAGCGCTGACCGCGGCCTATCACTTTTCCTTTGCGATCTGCCAGATTCCGATCGGCGTAGCGCTGGATCGCTACAGTATCCGGACCGTTTCGCTGACGTTATTCGCGGGCACCATCGCCGGCGCCTGCCTCGCGGCGCTGTCGCGCGGCCCGGTGAGTTTCTTCCTGGCGCAGTTGCTGCTCGGCATGGCGACATCGGGCATGCTGATGTGCCCGATGGCACTCGCTGCCAAGCGATTGTCGCCTGCGCAGTTCGGGCTGTGGTCCGGACTGATCCTGTCGCTCGGAAATGCCGGGATGCTGCTGTCGGCAAGTCCCCTCGCCTTCGTAGTGGAGCATTGGGGCTGGCGCACCGGCTTCTGGCTGGCGGGCGCCGCCGCCTTCGTCGTCGCCGGACTGGTGATGCTGATCGTGCCCAATGACAGACCGGTGCAAGCGAAGAGCCGAGCCCTGCTTGCGGAGATGACGACGGTGCTGCGGCTCGGTGGATCGCGGGCACTGCGCGGCATCGTCATCCTCGCTTTCGTCTCGCTGGCGGTGCAGATCGTGCTGCGCGGGTTGTGGGCCGGCCCGTGGCTGATGAACATCAAGGGCCTGTCGCGACTCGAGGCCGGCAATGTGCTGGCGGTGTTCACGGTCGCACTGGTCGTGGCACCGGCGCTGATGGGCATTCTGGATCGCAAGCTCGGGCAACGCCGCCTGCTGTTGTTGGCGACGCAGCTGCTGGCCGCCGGCCTGTTCGTGGCGATGGCGCTGGGCGCGCCCGGTTTCCCGCTGGCCAATGCGTTCGGCGTCGCCTTGATGCCGGCCTCATTCGACGTCGGCGTGCTGGTGTCGATCGGCTTGCTGGTCTGCGTGCAGCCGCTGATCTACGCGATGACGCGGCAGGTCATCGCGGTCGAAAACACCGGCAAGGCACTGTCGGCGGTTAACCTGTCGTTCTTCCTCGGCACCGCGGTGCTGCAGTCGGTGACCAGCCCGATCGCCGCGGCGTGGGGCCTGCCGGCGGTGCTGATCGCAATGGCGATCTTCCTGAGCACCGCAACCGTTGCATTCTTCGTGTTGACCCGCCCTGCCGCGCCGCGCCTGGCCGCATAA